The region CAAGTGctcatggttctatatagaaacattccttttaataaagaacccttgtagaaccaaaGTTGTTGAGTGTTCAGGTTTTTTCATTGtgaacatctacgattgtggctAACCGCAGTCCTATCTGCTCGTTTACATTCTGAAGCtaagcgtcttttaaggtggaacggtgtgtttgagtgggAAGAAATTAGTTGTTTATATGTGTCTGAAGTATAACGTGTCTGTAAgggtttattcactgtttgaattcccacggaaactcatctgtaactggagttgtttagttttgtagcacagtCGCTAaagcagttagccatctcctgaggttggagacatttccaccttaagtgatctgaaacagcaaaaataagtaaatattacccacttatgtTGCAGGAATAGAGCAGCGTCCTCATTTCGGttcgtgcttttcaacgtttggagttgaGTAAAAATACTCCATTACAATCATTAACTGCACCTTTAATTCCATGTGATTTGAATTAGTGTGAAAAGTGTGTTTACTGTATTCTGTTTCAATCTTTCCATTATTCCTGTATTTGCAGAAACCACATAACTTTAATAAAACTAAGATGTTTAACGGAAGACGGAAGAACATAGGCAGGTTTGAGAAAACCATGTTGTATTACAaagaattaatattaaaaaatgatgCCATATTTTCTCAAGAAACAAATGAGTCAAAGTCACCTTGGGCACATTTCTCACTGCTCTGTTCTGGGAAGGCTTATACCTTATTGGCTACTACACACCCAAAGCAGTGATGCATGAGACACAGGACATGTTTCACCATGCTATCTTCCAGAAACCACAGTTCTTTCACTGTTCCACTGAACGTTGATGTTTCAGTCCACAACAAATGTGGAGACAGAAGTGACATGGCACTCAACAAACTTTGAGCTTCAAAGATGCCTTCAAACAATTCAGTGTCTAATTTGTCACTTTATTAAGGTGATTTGTTacttaaactgtttttttttcagtaacagattgcagttttgtatgaaaaataaattccagtggcaTCTGGAAACTAAataactcgagttacaaatgagtatCTGTGGGAATTAAATTTAGGATCGGAACattaacaaaccagagagaacagcagttcccccAAAACATCATTGTTGCCTTTAATGGGTGTTTATAAGGCCTTTTGTTGTTGGTTTGTAAGAAACAAAATCCAGATCTCCAGAATCTGGAAAATgagaatataaaatgaaaatacatgGAAAAATGTTGACACTTACTCTTTTATAGCAAGATGAATATAGCAAAAATTATCTTAATACCAGAGAAGCCTGTTACTGCCTATATACTCTTCTGGGCAGATGAACATTGCACATAATTTGCTGGGCATGTAGCGAAAAACGACTAGGTTTTTGTACAGCTCTTTATCACTGTGTGAACACTCCTTTGCTGTTGATCCAGAAGTAACTCTGACAGTAGTAATCTCCTGAGTCTTCAGTTTGAACCCCACTGATGGTCAGAGTAAATTCAGTCCCATGCTCACTTCCACCTCCAGTGAACCGAGATGGAGTATCCGACTGACGCGTTTTGATGGATTTGATCAGCACTTTAGGTATGCTTCCACTTCTCTGATAGTACCAGTGTGCACATGATTTGCAGTCGCCATCTGAAAGGCGTCCAATATGGAGActtgttttacagtttattacCACATCTTGTCCTGCTTCTACAAGTACCACAGAAGGAGACTGAGCAATGGTAGCTTCTGCGCTGGACTCTGGAAAATAAGATGGAAAGCTGAGATTTATAAAGGAAGTCTCATAGCCTGGTTTTGAAAGGAGTACATTTTAAGAACACACAGTGATTATTAGACCAACAGTACCTTTGATGCAGTTCAAAAGAGCCAAAATAAAGATGATAATCAAAGCCATTGCTGTTCTTGTTGTCAGGAAGACGAACTGCTAGAGACAAATTATCCCACTCCCAAGGCTATAAAGACTCTGAGAGCACTGATGCATTCACTGTATATGCAAACTGTTCACTTTTTATGGAAATGCTTTTTTTCAGAGAACTAAATAGGTCTGTATTTTCTCTGCTTTCTTTTCTGCTAAGTCACTGAATGTAGTTTAatcaaacaaatgaaagaaacttCTTTGCTCTTCTTTGGATTTTTCACTCAGGCACTAAAACGGCTGCTAAAtatcattagcattagcattaactGTTCTGGAGAAAAGGGAACAAAATATTTACCCAAAAGAACTGctgcatttattatttatacaaAACATTTTAGTAGCCATTAATGTTTGTGTATCACAAGTGGCCCGAAGCtgtatattataaattaattatatataattaatttataatatatatataattaaaatataataatttatttattgttattgtcgttgttatgtttttattcatgcAGTATGTGTCAGTTAATGATATTGGCAGAAAATTATCTGATGAAAACATCATTGTCTGCAGTAAATTAAGACAACAGGATTTATTCACaagctttattttttaagttttaaagcattatttgttacaattatttttttattattttatttctcatttagTATTTTGTAATACATACTCAAACACATgatatttttattactgtttttactttagcatttattaaataattttacgactaaaataaatacttttatcaaaAATGTGACGTTGAAAATGATTACAGTTTTCAAGAGGAACTGTAGGCGTTCTGTGTCTCCATCTAGAGGTCAGTTTGTAAATTGATCAACTTATTGTGCTTTGTGCTTTCAggcaataaataaagaacaagTTCTCCACTGACTAACAACGAGCACAAATGATTGGCCTTGACATATAAGAAAATATGGTAAGCAGAGATGACCTGAAACTGAATATTTCCAAagtaaaagtgtttttaaattttattttacttttattattgcattttacatttatttttattttatatctgtGATACAAACTGTGACTTTGTTATTTGAGAAAAAAGGGAAATTAATAATACTGGGTTATGATCATTTAATTTTAaccaaaaactaaataaaataaaaataaatgtttacattcTAATCCCTGGTGGAATCAGTGTTTGTCCTCCATGCCACTGCAGTtgacaaacataaaaaaaaattggttgATTAATCCCATTTAAAATCTGTGACCTGAAAATTTTTCTAACTGAAAACACAGCGttacaaaataaatgatttGGTCTTTGAGGGATGAAGTacacaaagttttgtttttattgtgtttaggtttttttttttttttctccaactAGTTGGTGACATATTTTATAATAGTTTTCACTGGAGGTGGCATGTTTGAACCAGATTTAGTTCATGGTCATGGTATCCTCAAGCCACTGGCTGATAATGCAAACCTGGAAAACAGAGgagaacaaatgaaaaaatgacTTATTAGAAAGAGTTAAAACCATTTAAAGGCTTTTCTAATCTTCCCTACTCCTGGAAAACTAGTGAACATTATTTTTAGGATAAATATCAAGTGAATTTATTTAACACTGCAAGCAAGAGTCACcataaaaagtttttttataATGCGcattttgtaatttaattagttattattatttaagtacCTTGGTATAGACACCAGGATTGTTCTTCTCAGCACAACCGTAACCCCAGGACACAACACCCTGCAGTTCATTATTGCacaccacaggaccaccagagtCACCCTGAGAGAATGGAaaccattaaataaatgtaaaaagaaataaatatgtcAAAGTGCATAAGCAAacattaatttacataaaacaaTATCAATAAAACTGCTATAAATACTCTGCAATTAATCAATCAAAActcttaaagggaacatctacagttgtggggaaacacagctcTAAGCTCCGCACAATTAATTCTTAACTGGAgtcgtttagttttgtagcactgtttgtaatgcagttagctgtctcctgagttttgagacatttccaccttaactgaTCTGTAACAGCAAACATAGccaagtcaatattacccacttatggagcaggaatagagcaatatcctcatttaggttcatgctttttaatgtttgggGTTCTGTGCTTTGTCTAAAACATCTCCAAATACccctgccatgagcagagagagagagagagagagagagagagagagagagatagatagatagatagatagagacagagagagagaggggggggggggagagatagatagatagatagatagatagatagatagatagatagatagatagatagagacagagagagagagagagagagagggagagagagagagagagatacatagatagatagatagatagatagatagatagatagatagatagatagagacagagagagagagagagagagagagagagagagagagagagacaggaaaaactagcatactggactgagcctgtttgtttttcattcatttacagggctttgtaaactgtaaacacattagaccggatTCGAGccatcatttattattttatattatcatCATATATAGTCTATAAATAGGCTGTAAATGTTATGGCACATATACAAAAGTTCATGGTATATTATAAAAAGCAACATTTAGCTCACTATTGTCATTGAGCCTCAACAGTACGtctctgtaaatgtataaatgtctatatttctctttataaatacattagaGTATAGAGTCATTGTAGTATATGCTGTCAGTCAGTGTCTAAATAAAACAACCTAATGATCATCTCCTGTAACACCACAAATCAAAATGTTCTTAGAAAGTGTCAGATAATGTCCCCATCTAGCACTTACTATATACTATTTATTTAAGACCGCTAAAGCTCTCTAAGTACCTTTCCACTGTGTGTAATAAGTATTTCTTAAACACTGCTGAATCCAATAAACACCTGTGCTTCTGAGCACAATTCTAAATGCATCTGATTATTAGCTGGTGTTTGCTGatcaaaataaaaactgaaaagaCTTCAACTGAAGGGCCATGAAataattgattcattcattaactgatGTTTTTAATCCCTATTGGCTAATGGAAATAAAAgaacatggtgtgtgtgtgtgacaggacTGCATGGTTCCACTTGTGGCTCTGAGCCTGTAATCTCCATAACCTTGAGTTGGTGTTCCAGTGGGAACCCCCCCAGACTTTTGGCAGATGGTGTTCTTCTCACCCTCTCATTTTGTGCACTGGTTTTCAATGTAATGCAAAAAGTGATATAGCATTTTTGATGaggatatatttaaaaaaacaaaggaagTAAGTAAAGCACGTCCAATTTGTGTAAAATTCTATGTCATTACACCGGCCCATGATTTACTTAAATAAAGAATACGAATATATGATGTTTAAAACAtagtaatataaacaaaatagttTTAGATCAGagtgattatttaaaaaacggCAAGAGCGTGCAAAGCTgtcatattctggtttgtttaacacttttttgtttactacataattccatatttgTTTCTTCATAGTTTTATTGTCTCCTGTATTCACATACAATATGGAAAGTGACTGGttctgtacattcacaacatgtggaaaacagcccaaaacaaaggaaacccttcctgagtgggcgtgtccaaacatttgactggtaatatatatatatatatatgtgtgtgtgtgtgtgtgtgttgtgtgtgtgtgtgtgtgtgtgtgtgtgagagggagagagagagagagagagagagagagagagagtgaatgagaaaATCAAAAGCTGTGAGgtgcttacatttaaataatatttattttttgtagttATCAATTACTAAAGGCTTATCAGCCTGTGTTTACTGCTTGCAAGATTTCAGTGAAGTAGGCAAAGTTTACATTAAACTGAACTGGAATTTCATGTAAACACGAACACAGTTCTCACTGTCCACTGAGAATAACAGTGTATGCACATCTCAGCGTGTCTGAGAATAGTAGCCCTCTCAATTCACAACATCTTTATGAATGGAACTGG is a window of Hoplias malabaricus isolate fHopMal1 chromosome 1, fHopMal1.hap1, whole genome shotgun sequence DNA encoding:
- the LOC136701935 gene encoding immunoglobulin kappa light chain-like — encoded protein: MALIIIFILALLNCIKESSAEATIAQSPSVVLVEAGQDVVINCKTSLHIGRLSDGDCKSCAHWYYQRSGSIPKVLIKSIKTRQSDTPSRFTGGGSEHGTEFTLTISGVQTEDSGDYYCQSYFWINSKGTHVLFVSLWYTFGGGTRLDVGKTTTPALTVLPPSTEELSREHRATVTCFAQKGFPSDWTLGWKVNGKSRGQQTSPGVLQQDGLYSWGSTLTLTQQEWERGDSVQCEATRSGQSALAEASRVQCV